The sequence below is a genomic window from Lycium ferocissimum isolate CSIRO_LF1 chromosome 9, AGI_CSIRO_Lferr_CH_V1, whole genome shotgun sequence.
ATTCACATAAACTGGTCCCTAAGACAATTAAGGACCAAATCAACTGGTCCCTAAATACAAGTTAGTACAGCCCTAATGATGCTAAATTCTTGTGCCTCCAATTCCTTTACTCTTAACATCAAAATGATAAGGAAGAGATTGACCAGTTTGTGCCCATATAATGCATTTAGACCCCATAAATTCCTAGCTAATTGGGGTAGTTTTGACAATTAAACGTAATCAAAGTAGATAGGAGGACATAGAGCAAAAAAGTTAATGTTGGtaggaaaatgtttttaaaaacaGACCTGTTTCTGGTAACAAGTTTGGTAAGAAACTCCCACAAACGGTGGTTCTTGCATATGACAAGGCAAATGGTTCTGCCAATGTGTTCATACCAACATGCAATTGACGAACCAAAAGCTATTGGTGGCCACACGCGCCTTGGCGCTACTCTTCTCATCATATACTGCGTGGCTTGTTCTccctttggtgttggaaaaTATGGCTGTCATAATAAATGTGtcatcaaaaagaaaataaaacaacttATGGTATACTACTAATTAATTGGTTCATGTTCAAAACTGCTAGCTCCTTACCGGTGCAATTAAAGTGAGGGATTTGACTGAGCCAGGATACTTTACAGCTAGTGCTAGAGCCAAAATGCACCCTAAAGAATGTGCCACAATGTGGAAAGATTTCACTTTGTGTGGCTCTAAAACCGATTTTTCAATCATGTCTAGATGCTCTCTTATGGTGTATAGTGAATCACTTGGCTTTGGACTCCTTCCAAATCCTAGCAGATCCACTGCAAAAAACCGGTACTTTGATTTTGCTGCCTTTGAAAAGTTTGGAAATAGTGTCTCTGTCCAAAATGCTGATGATGAAATGAACCCATGAATGAAGATTACATCTTCTTGCACGTTCTCTGGTTATATTCAAAATGTgttaaaaactaaaaacaaatcaagaacatgaagaaaagaaagagaaattgttTAACTTAGTAGTACTCCTATTTGTTATACCTTTGGCACCATCAACTTTGACAAAAAGTGAATCTTTGCTAGAAGATGACCAAGAATGACAAGTATCACAATCACAATCCGACCATCGAGGAGTAAGATCATGAGATTTATGGCCACCCATTTTTCCTTGGAGCATTTCTACAATGGTGGAATTAACAGAGAAAGTTGAACGGACacttccatttttcaacttctcaCATGACTGTTGTATAACAGCGCCATTGTCCACTTTGCGGCGTTTCAGCTCATTGACCGTTGACTTTGACACTTCGGCCACCAATGATGGCCGAGTGTAGAGTGTGTCTGAAATTTCTTCGAGATGCAGTTTGCTGGAAGAAGTCAGACACACAATCTTGGACTCTCCTTGTTCAGAGACCAAGATTGAGCCACTGCTCGTTATTGCCTCTTTGGTTGACGAGCAGTAACATGGCTTCCACTCTGCTTCGATTATGAAATCGATTACTTTGTAAGTGTAACAGAGGATAAAATCAAGAATGTCGAGTATAGTGAAGACTAGGAAGCTGATGGCTTCATTCATCACTCTGCCTACTAGTAGAAGGCTTGATCTAGCATTTTCTTTAATTGCGGCCATGAATTTTTTCTGAAGTTTGATCACCACCGCAAACACAAAACAGAGGATTCTGTTTTAGCTTTGCCAAGAGTACTAAAGAATGG
It includes:
- the LOC132030714 gene encoding probable lysophospholipase BODYGUARD 3, coding for MAAIKENARSSLLLVGRVMNEAISFLVFTILDILDFILCYTYKVIDFIIEAEWKPCYCSSTKEAITSSGSILVSEQGESKIVCLTSSSKLHLEEISDTLYTRPSLVAEVSKSTVNELKRRKVDNGAVIQQSCEKLKNGSVRSTFSVNSTIVEMLQGKMGGHKSHDLTPRWSDCDCDTCHSWSSSSKDSLFVKVDGAKENVQEDVIFIHGFISSSAFWTETLFPNFSKAAKSKYRFFAVDLLGFGRSPKPSDSLYTIREHLDMIEKSVLEPHKVKSFHIVAHSLGCILALALAVKYPGSVKSLTLIAPPYFPTPKGEQATQYMMRRVAPRRVWPPIAFGSSIACWYEHIGRTICLVICKNHRLWEFLTKLVTRNRIKTYLIEGFCCHTHNAAWHTLHNIICGTAGKIEGYLDMVRNRLKCEVTVFHGKDDELIPVECSYNVQSRIPRAHVKVVENKDHITIVVGRQRAFARELEQIWKNSTN